DNA from Balaenoptera musculus isolate JJ_BM4_2016_0621 chromosome 4, mBalMus1.pri.v3, whole genome shotgun sequence:
ACCCTGATCTTCTGAGTCCAAAACCAGATCTAATTCCACAACTTCCCAGCTACCTCTAAAGCATGGCTTTCAAGGTGTACTTTTTAACTTCATGTTGTAATTATTTTGGCCTGTTTCTTCCTATATCTTTATAACCTTAAGtactaaattttgaaaaatctattTTGGGGACAGGAAACTAGCCCCTCCACCATTTTTGCATTTCCAAAGTCATTTGAGGTTCTGGTCTGGGGTAGGACTGGAACAAGAGTATTGCTTTAAAGCTCAGGAAGTGATTCTAATGGGTGCACAGGGTGCAGAAGTCCTGCTCCCAGAGGACTGCTGACACCCACCCTGCAAAGCTGAGTCACGTTGGGCCGGGCACCATGCAGAACACAGAGAAACTCATCTCACAGGCACTCACTTCAGGCCGAGGGAACAAAACACtcaaggtataaaaataaaagagcagaacACTAGCAAAAGTAAATCTTCTCTCTTAACTAAGGGAATACAGGATCTCCTCCAAGTCCTCCATACTATGGAGAGTATATAGGAGATGGTGAGCACTTCTAGATGCCTGGAGGTAGATGCTTACAGGTGTGACTATAATGTCATTAAACTCTAATTATAGAGTTTATTAATTCCGAACAGATATACCTTGTGGTCCTAAAAGCTGCTTGTTCTACTCTGCGACATGGGAAACCAGAGCATTTGTAACAAAAACATCAACAGCTATGAAGGATAGATTGCCAAAGGGGATTAATCTTTGAATCCACACCAGCATCATTTCTTGGCTATTTGTCACTAAGAATTGGTCAGCAATGAGATTTGATACAAGTGAAAATATCTGCAGTACTAGCCCAACCAGCTAAAGGAACAAGTTGGGAAGAAAAGTAATAAGAgggtaaaaaggaaggaagtgggcGTTGAAAAGGGAGGACGTATACCCATTAGGAGGGCTGTAATCAAAAGATGGGCAtcccaagtgttggtgaggatgcagagaatttggaaccctcatacatcaCTGGTGGGAATGCGAAATGGCACAGcagctttagaaaacagtttgatggtttcttaaaaagttaaacatacactaaCTACATGACCccacaattctactcctaggaatacatgcaaagaaatgaaaacatttgtcaGCACAAAGCTGAGAAATGAATATTCATAGTGAAACTATTAATAAGAgccaaaaaatgaaagcaatccAAGTACCCAGTACCTGGTaagtgataaacaaaatgtgtgctatggactgaatgtctatgtccccccagaattcatgtgttgaaaccaAATCCCCAGTGTGTTGGTGTTTGGAGGTgcggtctttgggaggtgattaggtcatgaaggtagaGCTGTCATGAAtaggatcagtgcccttataaaacaGACCCCGCAGAGATCCCTCACCCCTCATGACATGTGAGGGTGCAGcaaaaagacagccatctatgaacaaGGAAGTgggtctcaccagacaccaaatctgccagcatcttgatcttggacttcccagcctccagaactgtgagaaataaatttatgttgtttataagccacccagtctgtggtatttttttatagcagccctAACAGACAAAGACAATATgctatattcatataatggagtACTATTAGGCAACATAAAGGAATGAACAATTGATACACATGCGTGGATGGATCTCAGAAGCATTATGtcaagtggaagaagccagactcaaaagacaACATATAGTTTAATTGTATTCacatgaaatttctagaaaaggcaaaactgtagagacagaaagcagatgagtggttgcctgaggctggGAGTAGGATCAGGAATCAACTATAGACAAACACAGGGAACTTTTTGAAGTGAAAGAAGTATTTCAAACTTGGATCGTGATGATGATTGCACAATTGcagaaatttactaaaaatcGCTGAATTATCCATTTACAATGAGTGAATTGTACAGTATATAAATTAtccctcaataaagctgttaaaagtaaaaaataaataaatgaaggtaagAGCAGAAGTGAAGAATAGAAAGTATGGAAACAATAGGAGCATTcatggaataggagaaaagaaagacatgcACAAATTCACAAAGAAGCCATATCACCACAGACTGTGGACGTAGGCATAATGCTTCCTTGCCTTCTGTGTTTTATCCTTTATGTTAAGATTTTAGACAGAGATCTGCTGCTACCGCTGCGGGCAGACCTGCAGGAGGCAGCGGGTGGAGGCAGCCTAGGCCGAGAGAAGATAGCGGATGGTGTGGACCACACAGACATTTACGTGGATGTGGGCAAAGAGTTCAACTAGGAAGATGAATATGGTGGGCATGATCAGATAGATTTGTATGATGATGTCATCTCTCCATCTGCAAATAATGGAGATGCCCCAGAAGATCAGGATTACATGGATACTCTCCCACCAACTGTTGGTGATGATGTGGGTAAAGGAGCAGCACCAAATGTTGTCTATACATATACTGGAAAGAGAATTGCATTGTATATTGGAAATCTAACATGGTGGACAACAGATGAAGACTTAACTGAAGCAGTTCATTCTTTGGGAGTAACtgatattttggagataaaattttttgaaaatcaggCAAATGGCCAGTCAGAGGGGTTTGCCCTTCTTGGTGTTGGATCTGAAGCATCCTCAAAAAAGTTAATGGATCTGTTGCCTAAAGGAGAACTTCATGGTCAGAATCCTGTTGTAACTCCATGCAATAAACAGTTCCTGAGTCAATCTGAAATGCAGTCCAGGAAAACTACACAATCAGGACAAATGTCTGGGGAAGGTAAAGCTGGTCCTCCGGGAGGCAGTTCACGTGCAGCATTTCCACAAGGTGGTAGAAGACAGGCCTGTTTTCCAGGGGCTGTTCCTAGTGGGGACAGATTTCTTGGACCAGCAGGACCAGGAGGGTCACCTCCACCTTTTCCAGCTGGACAGACTCCACCGCGTCCAACCTTGGGTCCTCCAGGCCCACCCGGTCCACCAGGTCCTCCACCTCCTGGTCAGGTTCTGCCTCCTCCTTTAGCTGGGCCTCCTAATCGAGGAGATTGCCCTCCACCACCAGTTCTTTTTCCTGGACAACCTTTTGGGCAGCCTCCATTGGGTCGgcttcctcctgctcctccaccTCCAGTTCCAGGCTACGGCCCCCCTCCTGGTCCACCACCTCCACAACAGGGACCACCTCCACTTCCAGGCCCCTTTCCGACTCACCTACCTGGCCCTCTTGGGCCACCCCTTATGCTCGCTCCTCCTCTGTATCTTCCTGGACCTCCTCCAGGTGCCCCACCACCAGCTCCACATGTGAACCCAGCTTTCTTTCCTCTACCAACTAACAGCGGCATGCCTACACCACACAGCTAGGGGCCACCACCAACAGATCCATGTGGCCAGCCTCCACCATATGATAGGGGTGACTGTGGGCCTCCTGGAAGGAAAATGGATACTGCAAGAACACCATTGAGTGAAGCTGAGTTTGAAGAAATCATGAATAGAAATAGGGCAATCTCAAGCAATGCTATTTCAAGACCTGTGTCTGATGCCAGTGCTGGTGATTATGGGAGTGCTATTGAGACATTGGTAACTGCAATTTCTTTAATTAAACAATCCAAAGTATCTGCTGATGATCATTGCAAAGTTCTTATTAGCTCTTTGCAAGATTGCCTTCATGGAACTGAATCCCAGTCTTATGGTTCTGGATCAAGACGTGAACGATCAAGAGAAAGGGATCATAGTAGATCACGAGAAAAGAGTCGGCGTCGTAAATTCCACAGTGGAGATCATCATGATGATTATtacagagagagaagcagagaacgAGAGAGACACCGGGACCGGGACCGGGACCGGGACCGAGAGCGTGACCGAGAGCGCGAGTATCTTCATCGTTAGAAGCTGAAGGAAGAAGAGCAACTTCCAAGACAAAACAGTCTTCATGGGGGAAAAATGATGCTTGTCCAGCAGCTCGCTTCTTGTGATTGAACTGAACCTGTAAGGATTCATGGATAAAATGAACAGGAATAGATCTGAATAAAGCACATCTGCATAAATGGTAACCAGTAGctctactattattttttatgttgctTACCTGTTTTATATGAAGGAAACCTGTGTGATTTAAAAAGTTACAGCTTTTGCAACTTTATCACTGGTTATATACATTTAGCCATTATAATGGGCACGCAATTGAAAAAAAACCTCAAGTAAATGCTTGTTTTATGGTAGTTTGTTCTTGTTAAAAATGTACATGTGATAATGACTGTAAACAACACCACTTTGATTACAATAGATGTCGTGTTGTAATAAACtgtttaatggggaaaaaaatattttagacaaaTTGCACACTACCAGAGtttacaaaattttagaaatatttggtATGAACACCATAATTTCAAATGCTCTAACAGCTCAAGAAAATAGGTGCAGTAGAACACCGCATATATATCTGCCACTGCTTCTTTGTATGTTACCTTTCCTTGAGCATTTGGCTTCTTGATTTAACTCATACATATTATATTACTTTTGCACCAAATGAATTATGCCAATGTTTTATGCCATTTTCAGTAGCTTGCAGTACCTATGGAGGCAagttgaatcactttgctgtacacctgaaactaacacaatattgtaaatcaactgtagttcaacttaaaaaagataatagctataattccctgtgctgtacaatatatccttgttgcttatcaatcttacacatagtagtttgtacctcttaatcccatacccataacatgcccctccctccttccctctccccactggtaacaacaagttttatttatttatttgtttgtttgtttgtttgtttacatctttattggagtataattgctttacaatggtgtgttagtttctgctgtataacaaagtgaatcagccacatacatacacatatccccatatcccctccctcttgcgtctccctcccaccctccctatcccaaccctctaggtggtcacaaagcactgagctgatctccctgtgctatgcagctgcttcccactatctattttacagttggtagtgtatatatgccaatgctactctctcacttcaccccagcttaaccttctccctccccatgtcctcaagtccattctctacatctgcgtctttattcctgtcctgcccctaagttcatcagaaccatttgttttagatcccatatatatgttagcatatggtatttgttttcctctttctgacttacttcactctgtatgacagactctaggtccatccacctcactacaaataactcagtttcgtttctttttatggttgagtaatattccttgtatatatgtgccacatcttctttatccattcatctgtcaatggacacttaggttgcttccatgtcctggctattgtaaatagagctgcagtgaacattgtggtacatgtctctttttgaattatggttttctctgggtatatgcccagtagtgggattgctgggtcagatggtaattctatttttagttttttaaggaacctccatactgttctccatagtggctgtatcaatttacattcccaccaacagtgcaagagggttcccttttctccacaccctctccagcatttattgtttgtagattctttgatgatggccattctgaccagtgtgaggtgatacctcattgtggttttgatttgcatttctctaatgattagagatgatgagcagcctttcatgtgtttgttggcaatctgtatatcttctttggagaaatgtctatttaggtcttctgctcatttttggattgggttgtttgtttttctgatattgagctgcatgaactgcttgtatattttgaagattaatcctttgtcagttgcttcattagcaaatatttctcccattctgagcgttgtcttttcgtctgtttatggtttccttcactgtgcaaaagcttttaagttccattaggtcccatttgtttattatttattttatttccatttctctaggaggtgggtcaaaaaggatcttgttgtgatttatgtcagagtgttctgcctatgttttcctctaagagttttatagtatctgtcCTTACGTCTTACGTCTTTAAtgcatttgagtttatttttgtgtatggtgttagagagtgttctaatttcattcttttacatgtagctgtccagttttcccagcaccacttattgaagaggctgtcttttctccattgtatattcttgcctcctttgtcaaagataaggtcaccatatatgcatgggtttatctctgggctttctatcctgttccattgatctatatttctgtttctgtgccagtaccatactgtcttgattactgtagacttgtagtgtagtctgaagtcctggagcctgatttctccagctccgttttcctttctcaagattgctttggctatttggggtcttttgtgtttccatacaaattgtgaaattttttgttctagttctgtgaaaaatgccattgttagtttgatagggatttcattgaattagggattactttgggtagtataatcattttcacaatgttgattcttccaatccaagaacatggtatatctctccatctgtttgtatcgtcttggatttctttcatcagtgtcttatagttttctacatacaggtcttttgccacctaaggtaggcttattcctagttattttattctttttgttgcaatggtaaatgggagtgtttccttaatttctccttctgatttttcattgctagtgtataggaatgcaagagatttctgtgcattaattatgcatcctgctaatttaccaaattcattgattagccctagtcattttctggtagcatctttaggattctctatgtatagtatcatgtcatctgcaaacagtgacagctttacttcttcttttccaatttggattcttttatttctttttcttctctgattgctgtggctaaaacttccagaactatgttgaatgatagtggtgacagtgggcacccttgtcttgttcctgatcttagaggaaatggtttcagtttttcaccattgagaatgatgttggctgtgggtttgtcatatatggcttttattatattgaggtaggttccctctatgcccactttctggagaatttttatcataaatgggtgttgaattttgtcaaaagctttttctgcatctattgagattatcgtatggtttttatccttcaatttgttaatatggtgtatcacattgattgatttgtgtatactgaagaatgcttgcattcctgggataaaccccacttgaccatggtgtgtCAGCCTTTTAACATGCtgctagattctgtttgctagtattttgttgaagatttttgaatctatgttcatcagtgatattggcctgtaagtttctttttttgtgacatctttgtctggttttagtatcagggtgatggtggcctagtagattgagtttgggagtgtacctccctctgctatattttggaagagtttgagaagataggtgttagctcttatctaaatgtttgagagaatttgcctgtgaagccatctggccctgggcttttgtttgttggatgatttttaatcacagcttcaatttcattgcttgtgattggtctgttcatgttttctatttcttcctggttcagtcttggaaggttgtacttttctaaggatttgtccatttcttccaggttgtccattttagtggcatataattgcttgtggtagtctctcatgatgctttgtatttctgcagtgtcagttgttacttctcctttttcatttctaattctgttgatttgagtcttcttcctttttttcctgatgagtctggctaatggtttatcaattttgtttatcttctcaaagaaccagcttttagttttattgatctttgctattgttttcttcatttctttttcatttatttctgatcagatctttatgaattctttccttctgctaactttgggggttttttgttctttctctaattgctttatgtgtacgtttggttgtttatttgagatgtttcttgtttcttgaggtagaattgtattgctataaacttccctcttagaactgcttttgctgcatcccataggttttgcgttgttgtgttttcattgtcttttgtttctcagtattttttgatctcctctttgatttcttcagtgatctcttggtgatttcgtagtgtattgtttagcctccatgtgtttgtatgttttacagattttttcctgtaattgatatgtagtctcatagtgttgtggttggaaaagatgcttgataggatttcaattttcttaaatttaccaaggcttgatttttgacccaagatgtgatctatcctgaagaatgttccatgagcacttgagaagaaagtgtattctgttgtttttggatggaatgtcctataaatatcaattaagtccatctggtctaatgagtcatttaaagcttgtgcttccttatttattttcattttggatgatctgtccattggtaaaagtggggtgttaaagtcccttaatatgattgtgttactgccgatttccccttttatgactgttagcatttgccttatgtattgaggtgtccCTAAGTTTGGTGCATAaatttttacaattgttatcttcttggatcaatcccttgatcattatgtagtgtccttctttgtctcttgtaatagtatttattttaaagtctattttgtctgatatgaatattgctactccagctttcttttgatttccatttgcatggaatatctttttccatcccctcactttcaatctgtatgtgtccctaggtctgaagtgggtctcgtgtgtgtgtgtatatgtatatatacacacacacacatatatacataaatatacacatatatatacagatatatacatatatatatgtacacacacatacacaagtatatatatggcgcttgttttgttttgtacttgttcagccagtctgtgttttttggttggagcatttaatccatttacatttaaggtaattattgatatgtatgttcctattaccattttcttaattgtttggggtttgtttttgtaggtcttttccttctcttgtgttccttcctaaagaagttcctttagcatttgttgtgaagctggttttgtggtgctgaattctcttaacttttgctggtctgtaaaggttttaatttctccgtcgaatctgaatgacatccttgctgggtagagtaatcttggttgtaggtttttccctttcatcactttaaatatgtcctgccactcacttctggcttgcagagtttctgctgaaagatcagctgttaaccttattgggattcccttgtatgttatttgtttcttttcccttgctactttattattttttctttgcttttaatttttgatagtttgattaatgtgtcttggcatgttcctccttggatttatcctgtatgggactctctgcacttcctggacttgattgactatttcctttcccatgtcagggaagttttcaacaataatctcttcaaatattttctcagactctttctttttctcttcttcttctggaacccctataattcaaatgttgctgtgtttagtgttgtcccagaggtctctaagactgttcTCAAGTCTttacattctttattctttattctgttctgtggcagttatttccactattttatcttccaggtcacttatccattcttccgcctcaattattctgctattgaatccttctagaatatttttaatttcacttattgtgttgttcatcattgtttgtttgttctttatttcttctaggtccttgttaaacgtttcatgtattttctccattctatttctgagattttggatcatctttactatcatcactctgaattctttttctggtacactgcctatttcctcttcatttgtttggtctggggggtttttaccttgctccttcatctgctgcatatttctctgtgtctcattttgtttaacttactgtgtttggagtctccttttcacaggctgcaggctcATAGTTtccgttatttttggtgtctgcccccagtggatgaggttggttcagtggcttgtgtaggctctCTGGTGGAGAGAATtgtgcctgtgtcctggtgggtggggctgactcttgtccttctggtgggcagggccacatccggtggtgtgttttggggtgtctgtgaacttagtatgactttaggcagcctctctgctaatgggtggggttgtgttcctgtcttgctagttgtttggcatggggtgtccaacactggagcttgctggccattgggtggagctgggtcttagtgttgagatggagatctctgggagagctctcactgattgatattatgtggggctgggaggtctctggtggtccaatgtcctggacttggctctcccacctcggaggctcaggcctgacacctggccggagcaccaagaccctgccagccacatggctcggaagaaaaggaagaaaaaaaaatgaacagatagaaccccaaaccaaatggtaaaagcaaaatttaatagacaaagaaacatacacacacacactcataaaaagaaaacaaacaactaaaaaaaaaaaaaaggaacagagagaaccctaggacaaatggaaaaagcaaacctaaacagacaaaatcacacaaagaaacatacacatacacactcacgaaaagagaaaaaaaattaaaaataataataaaataaaataaataataaaaattttttaaaaaggaagtgagcaactaaaccaataaacaaatccaccaatgataacaagcactaaaaagtaaactaagataaacataaaaccagaaacaaatcaggcacagaaagcaaatcccaagtctacagttgctcccaaagtctaccgcctcaattttgggaacattcattgtctattcaggtattccacagatgcaggatttatcaagttgattgtggggatttaatctgctgctcctgaggcttctgagagagatttccctttctcttctttgtttgcacagctcctggggttcagctttggttttgtccCCATCTCTGCatgtaggccaccctcaggcatctgttccccacccagacaggaggaggctaaagcagcagctgattagggctctcttgctcactcaggccggggagaggggagGTTACAGtggtcataattggaatgcgggacaagcctgcagtggcagaggctggcatgacgttgcaaaaGCCTGAgacatgccgtgtgttctcctggtgaagttgtccctgaatcacaggaccctggcagtggcgggttgcacaggctcccagggggctgtgggtagtgacctgcacttgcacacaggattcttggtggcagcagcaacaGCATTAACAGTCTAGGGTCCGAGCTGGTAGCCaaggctcatgcccgtctctggagctcgctcaggtggtgctctgccttctgtgggcgcGTGGAACAGGAATCCCCTCTCTtcatgcaccccgaaacagtggtctcttgcctctccagcagatccagactttttcccggactccctcccggctagctgtggcacactagcccccttccaCCTGTCTGCAtgcagccaacctcagtcctctccctggggtctgacctccaaagcctgagcctcagctcccagcccccacccctcccgG
Protein-coding regions in this window:
- the LOC118893956 gene encoding LOW QUALITY PROTEIN: cleavage and polyadenylation specificity factor subunit 6-like (The sequence of the model RefSeq protein was modified relative to this genomic sequence to represent the inferred CDS: substituted 2 bases at 2 genomic stop codons) → MLPCLLCFILYVKILDRDLLLPLRADLQEAAGGGSLGREKIADGVDHTDIYVDVGKEFNXEDEYGGHDQIDLYDDVISPSANNGDAPEDQDYMDTLPPTVGDDVGKGAAPNVVYTYTGKRIALYIGNLTWWTTDEDLTEAVHSLGVTDILEIKFFENQANGQSEGFALLGVGSEASSKKLMDLLPKGELHGQNPVVTPCNKQFLSQSEMQSRKTTQSGQMSGEGKAGPPGGSSRAAFPQGGRRQACFPGAVPSGDRFLGPAGPGGSPPPFPAGQTPPRPTLGPPGPPGPPGPPPPGQVLPPPLAGPPNRGDCPPPPVLFPGQPFGQPPLGRLPPAPPPPVPGYGPPPGPPPPQQGPPPLPGPFPTHLPGPLGPPLMLAPPLYLPGPPPGAPPPAPHVNPAFFPLPTNSGMPTPHSXGPPPTDPCGQPPPYDRGDCGPPGRKMDTARTPLSEAEFEEIMNRNRAISSNAISRPVSDASAGDYGSAIETLVTAISLIKQSKVSADDHCKVLISSLQDCLHGTESQSYGSGSRRERSRERDHSRSREKSRRRKFHSGDHHDDYYRERSRERERHRDRDRDRDRERDREREYLHR